The region agataacaacatagATTAATAGACAAGCAGATTGACATTAAAAAAGTGGACATATCTatacatagcaacaagaccatgctcaTAAGTACAGCTAAATGACAgcgtacattgcaaagataaaaatagGGATGATTAtaataggcaagtgaataaacatccaaaatgTGAATgcacatatgcctagcaacaagcctaagcccatagcaacattgaAATAGTTATGTATatggcaaaaataacaacatagatGGTTAGGGATTGGATGACCTTTcaaaaaattgacataattgACCCAGCATTGCAGATTACAGTAAAGTCATGACGtatataacattaaaaaaataacacataaacTCTACAGTTGTTCTACAACACCACTGGCactattttttttgaaaatgtctttCACGTGTTTCATCGTGGACAACATGAACTTGAAGGTTATTGAGACACATCTGAACCTTCTTTGAAgttaatacaatgtatttattctgGTTACACAATATTATTGTAAGTCATATTTTttctcagaaatgtaaaatggaAATCAATTGTCGTGCGAAGACATCACTTCAATATTTCTCCCATATTAAAATGCTTTTTATCGTTCCGGAATTTAGCACCCAAAACTAACATGTGATGGAACGGTGAAAAAGCCGAGAAACAAAAATTAACGATAACTATCGTATCTTTCGAAATCGGGGATCGTTACCGAATGTTTACAAGCAACGAAATCACATGCACTCATAGTCATCGTATTCAAGTAACATGCGCGTGAGTCCCAACCCACTGGTCGAGTACTTGAAAATCTGAAAAGCAATGCAGAGAGGTTTCATAATAGGACGTGGACTGATGTTGAGCCATACGCGTGTACGTTTAGCAAATTGGTATGCGTGCCAAAGTTTAAACATAACTAAACACTGAGTGTATATGTCTCCGTAGATGTCTATAGCATCACACCCTAGCTTGAGTGACAGAAGGAAAGCCAGGGATAGTACTAGTGGAtttgaagacagacagacagacagacagacagacagacactgtgataAACGGAAGGAGTAGGAATAACACACATCCTGTAATGAGAGGCCTATGTTAGGCTAATTTGATAGcttttattgaaattaattcaaattcaacTCTGAATGGACTACAGGAAAACGTTAACCTATGATATTTCTAAAGTTCCCTGTGTTGGCCCCTTCCTTCATCTATATAGCTGATACTTCCCAAAATATGTAAAGAATGTGTTGAGCGGTCGACCTTTTTATACACACTTCTCCTTCGCTGTCCGGTTACTAGATGATTTACGAAGAAGTAGTTTGAATATACAGTGATATTTATAGGGCGGGTTCACTTATATTTGAAGAGGCTGTGTACACTACGTGGTGTTTCATTGGAGCAAGTGCAGTGTGTGAGTGTGTTGCCCTGCTATAGCTTGCTGACATTATAAACCCAGGCCATTGATTCCTGGCTAGACGTGCCTCACGCGTGTATGCGACCAGGTCGCCACTTTCACCACGATTCAAGTTCACGCACCGGCAGTCTAAACAGATGGTGAGTACTTTTTTACAAGTACAAATAAACTTGTCCTGACAACTGGATATAGCTGAGCAAGACCCAAACAGCCATTGTCGATCGTGCGGAAAGACCGCGACAAGGAACTGTTACGGTTCAAGTTACATGACTGTATAGCAACCATCCAAACCATCGCTTTCGGGAGAGCACATTTCTCTGTCCGTGTGACTCTTTCGAAGCTCGACGCCATGACCGTGACTGAACCTCAAACAGGGACATTCGGAGGCCATGTCTTACCGGGATCTCTTTTCATCATAGCAGGCATCTGGTGGGCATTCCACGTCATCAGATCGCTAGTTACTTTACCACAAAGTCATCTCCATGACAACAAAGCCCACAGACGTCAATCATCACGAAATATAAGGATTCTGGTATTCGAAAAACCACTAGTGGCAGAGGGAATCTTTATTTTGGTAGGATGTGTGTCTGGTATCTGTGTGGAAGCTTCATCGACAGAGGGTCACGTAGTTATAGATGGAGTCTTCGTTCATGTCAACGACTTGCACCACATTACCATGTATGCATTTTTCGCATTGGCTGGGTTGGTAGATATATTGAGTCAATCGTGTGTGGCAGTGAAACCAGGTCGTGAGAAGCTGTACCTGTCTATAGCATTTGCTGTTGAGGGTTTGCTATTTTATCTGCATGGACATGAGAGACCACCCCTAGATATAATGCTACATAATTTACTGGTGTTTGCCTGTTTCGGCTGTGCACTATTTGCCTTCATCGAAGTGTGGTTTCCACAAGAGCGTTTTCTCCCCTTCATTCGTGTCGGGTTCTTACTATTGCAAGGAAGCTGGTTTTACCAAATTTCGTTCATGTTATTTAATCCTTTTGGAGATCCATGGGATATGGAATTGGAGTCAAACTTGGCTGTTGTGCCTATGATATTCGCCTGGCATGTATTTGGCGTTATTACTTTCCTCAATATATTCTATTTTGCCTTGGTCCACCGTTATCGTTCAGGATATTCAGCTTTAACTTCAGCCAGCTGCAACGATGTAGACAATTATTTCGAACTGAAAATTGAGGCAGAGACAGCAAACCTTCTCAATGAAAGTGAAATTCGAGATGAAGAGTAGGACATGACAACAATTATCATTATCGGCGGCAATTACAGACAGTCAATTAGGTAGCATATCATGTACTTCGTCAATGGAAAACACTCAACGATAACAAATAGCCTCCAAATGGTCCTTTAGACTAACCTATAATTTTGGTGTGTATTAATTAATCAAGTCACTTTTTAACTTGATCTTATTTTTTAGTAGATTTGACAAGTAAACTGACTGAACCATGAATGATTTGGTATCAACCGTATTGATGAAGGCCAAGTCTACCTGATAATTCAGTGGGcttccatccatgcatgcatgcatgttcgttcgttcgttcttttgtttgtttgtttgtttgtttgtttgtttgtttgtttgtttgtttgtttgtttgtgtgtttgtttgtttgtttgtttgtttgtgtgttataacaAGTTATTGACCGTCTTCGCCATTGTTGTaactttcatatttttacaACCCGTTTCTAACTATTTTAGCAAAACATAAGCTTGTGATTATTACAAGATTAGCATGTCACCGAATCACATTTCTCGCTTTCAAAAGCCACCATATTATTTCCATGGCACTATATAAAGGGTAAAACGTGTGacattatatttttatcatacCACTACCTGGACCAACCATGGTACGAACGACTAGAGTATATAAACTTACAGCGAACAATTTTACTattaatatttttacatatgGTTAATTTAACGCCTTTATTCGAAATcaaatttgtacaaatgaattATACCACATGGAGCTCGTGCAATAATATAgcttacatatatattttgaatattgccGGGATACTATGAAGTAGAACACCAATTTAGACGGAAATTTCAATGGCGAATAATGATTTATGTGTGACATGTTCTCAGTTATGGATTTTAAGGGACAAAATGTCGCCTATCAAGAGGCAGTGTGAGTCTCGTAACTCAACGACCATGAATTAAAATTCCATACGTcacgaaaaaaaaaagtgatttaGGTAAAAATTCCTCACGTCACACGCAATGGTGATTTCGGTAATGGCACACTTTACCATAAATGATGGTTCGGGAAATTGCACACGTGCCATAGCAACGGATAATATCAGTAAAACATAACATTAAACACGCCtttaaaaatatgatttattaaaGTAAAACTCAATGCCATTGTACTCCGTAAATGGTAATTTAGGCGAAACTTTACACACCACTATACATCGTTAAGTTGACGCCCCCATCCCCCATATTAATGCGAAAGTATTACattgttcatacatacatacatacatacatacatacatacatacatacatacatacataagacaAGCTCAACTTAACATTCTCATTGGAGTCTGTTATAAAGTAAACATCGGTCCCTGAAGTACTGCCAAAGGTCGGCCTAAATTTTATTATACTCTATCCAGAGACTTTTATTAAATGGATCTGAGGATGTGATGTGAAGCTTGTGCTAGGATAATGCGTTATAGCATTATAATTTGATAACGAGACTGGATTTAGAAATCAATACAAAACACGCTTGCTCAGAATGTAAGCCGCTTTCTGATTAAAATATCTGTCTGTTATGATGTTGATTGGGATTTGCCAACATCAGAGTAAGTACAAGTTGTTTATTATCTACATTGCATTGAAGTATGCTGTCTGATAAGTCTAGCTTTATTAATGACTGCTGTCTGAGGAATCTCATTGTACATTTAGATAag is a window of Glandiceps talaboti chromosome 5, keGlaTala1.1, whole genome shotgun sequence DNA encoding:
- the LOC144434939 gene encoding transmembrane protein 45B-like → MTVTEPQTGTFGGHVLPGSLFIIAGIWWAFHVIRSLVTLPQSHLHDNKAHRRQSSRNIRILVFEKPLVAEGIFILVGCVSGICVEASSTEGHVVIDGVFVHVNDLHHITMYAFFALAGLVDILSQSCVAVKPGREKLYLSIAFAVEGLLFYLHGHERPPLDIMLHNLLVFACFGCALFAFIEVWFPQERFLPFIRVGFLLLQGSWFYQISFMLFNPFGDPWDMELESNLAVVPMIFAWHVFGVITFLNIFYFALVHRYRSGYSALTSASCNDVDNYFELKIEAETANLLNESEIRDEE